A single genomic interval of Camelina sativa cultivar DH55 chromosome 11, Cs, whole genome shotgun sequence harbors:
- the LOC109127242 gene encoding uncharacterized protein LOC109127242, with the protein MDTSTRDCNNYHEIATTSIGWIKCNYNGSYNTVTRQSKAGWILKNERGVFIDAGQAIGIMTTSPLDSELQALLIAMQHSWCKGFRKIIFEGDCKSISEILNGKTLNFGCYNWIKEINYWKTRFEEVDFTWTPRQNNRPADLLAKFFLPDNSSYNVYSCILTFLLHDLRCNNY; encoded by the exons ATGGATACAAGCACAAGA GACTGCAACAACTACCACGAGATAGCAACAACCTCGATAGGTTGGATAAAATGCAATTATAATGGCTCTTACAATACGGTTACAAGACAATCAAAGGCAGGATGGATTTTGAAGAATGAAAGAGGAGTATTCATTGATGCAGGACAAGCTATTGGAATTATGACTACATCTCCTTTAGATAGTGAACTACAAGCTCTCCTCATCGCAATGCAACACAGTTGGTGTAAAGGTTTCcggaaaataatttttgaaggAGATTGCAAAAGCATTTCAGAGATTCTCAATGGCAAAACTCTTAACTTCGGGTGCTACAACTGGATAAAGGAAATCAACTATTGGAAAACCAGATTTGAAGAAGTTGACTTCACTTGGACACCAAGACAAAACAACCGACCAGCTGATTTATTagcaaaattttttttaccagATAATAGTTCTTATAATGTCTATTCATGTATTCTTACTTTTCTTCTGCATGATCTAAGATGTAATAACTACTAA
- the LOC104722288 gene encoding oligopeptide transporter 5, producing MVGSLQVSKPPDNTFESKIVIADEEEEEDENDSPIEEVRLTVPITDDPSLPVLTFRTWFLGMLSCVVLAFVNNFFGYRSNELMVSSVVAQIVTLPLGKLMATTLPTRKFRLLGTIWFGSLNPGPFNMKEHVLITIFANTGAGGVYATSIITIVKAFYHRDLNPTAAMLLLQTTQLLGYGWAGMFRKFLVDSPYMWWPANLVQVSLFRALHEKEEKREGKQTRLRFFLIVFFVSFTYYIVPGYLFPSISSLSFVCWIWSRSVTAQQIGSGLHGLGIGSFGLDWSTVAGFLGSPLAVPFFAIANCFGGFVIFFYIIFPIFYWSNTYEAKKFPFYTSHTFDHTGQRYNTTRILNQKAFDIDLPAYENYSKLYLSILFALIYGLSFGTLTATISHVALFDGKFIWGMWKKATLATKDKFGDVHTRLMKKNYKEVPQWWFVAVLAVSFVVALYACEGFGKQLQLPWWGFLLACAIAFTFTLPIGVILATTNQEMGLNVISELIIGFLYPGKPLANVAFKTYGSVSMSQALYFVGDFKLGHYMKIPPRSMFLVQLVATIVASTVSFGTTWWLLSSVENICNIDKLPKSSPWTCPGDEVFYNASIIWGIIGPARMFTSKGIYPGMNWFFLIGFLAPVPVWFFARKFPEKKWIQKIHIPLIFSATNMMPMAKAVNYWSWFVVGVVFNYYIFRRYKGWWARHNYILSAALDAGTAIMGVLIYFVLQNNDISLPDWWGSENTDHCPLANCPTAKGIVVNGCPVF from the exons ATGGTAGGCTCTCTCCAAGTATCCAAGCCTCCGGACAACACGTTTGAGTCCAAGATCGTCATAGCGG atgaagaagaagaggaggatgaaAACGACAGTCCAATAGAAGAAGTCCGGTTAACCGTGCCGATAACCGACGATCCATCTCTGCCTGTCTTGACGTTCCGAACATGGTTCTTAGGAATGTTATCGTGCGTGGTACTCGCGTTCGTGAACAATTTCTTCGGTTACCGTTCGAACGAGCTGATGGTATCTTCAGTCGTGGCTCAGATCGTCACTCTCCCTCTAGGAAAGCTCATGGCCACGACTCTACCAACAAGGAAATTCCGGTTACTCGGTacaatttggttcggttcgtTGAACCCTGGACCATTCAACATGAAGGAACATGTATTGATCACTATATTCGCTAATACCGGAGCCGGAGGAGTTTATGCGACCAGCATCATTACCATCGTTAAAGCATTTTACCACCGGGATCTTAATCCCACAGCCGCCATGTTGCTTCTGCAAACCACTCAG TTGTTGGGATATGGATGGGCTGGTATGTTCAGGAAATTCCTAGTGGACTCACCTTACATGTGGTGGCCTGCAAATCTGGTTCAAGTCTCTCTCTttag AGCCTTACATGAGAAGGAGGAGAAGCGTGAAGGCAAACAAACGAGGCTTAGATTCTTCTTAATAGTCTTCTTCGTGAGCTTCACTTACTACATAGTCCCTGGCTATCTTTTCCCTTCCATCTCCTCCCTCTCCTTCGTCTGCTGGATATGGAGCCGATCTGTGACAGCTCAACAGATTGGTTCAGGTCTGCACGGTCTTGGCATTGGCTCATTTGGTCTTGATTGGTCCACGGTTGCAGGTTTCTTAGGCAGTCCTTTAGCTGTACCGTTCTTTGCTATAGCCAATTGCTTTGGCGgatttgtcatcttcttctacatcaTTTTTCCTATCTTCTACTGGAGCAACACTTACGAGGCAAAGAAGTTTCCTTTCTATACCTCTCACACATTTGATCACACTGGTCAGCGTTACAACACCACTCGTATCCTCAACCAGAAGGCATTCGATATCGATCTTCCTGCTTACGAAAACTATAGCAAGCTTTACCTTAGCATTCTGTTTGCTCTGATCTATGGACTCAGCTTCGGTACTCTAACCGCAACCATTTCTCACGTCGCCCTCTTTGACGGAAA GTTTATCTGGGGGATGTGGAAGAAGGCAACATTGGCAACAAAGGACAAGTTTGGAGATGTGCATACAAgactgatgaagaagaattaTAAAGAAGTACCTCAATGGTGGTTTGTCGCGGTTCTCGCTGTTTCCTTTGTTGTAGCTCTTTACGCATGTGAGGGATTTGGCAAACAGCTTCAGCTTCCATGGTGGGGATTTTTACTCGCTTGTGCCATCGCCTTTACCTTCACTTTGCCTATCGGAGTTATCTTAGCGACCACAAACCAGGAAATGGGTCTTAATGTTATATCGGAACTGATCATCGGGTTCTTGTATCCGGGAAAGCCACTTGCCAATGTGGCTTTTAAGACTTATGGTTCTGTGAGTATGTCTCAAGCCTTGTACTTTGTCGGAGACTTCAAACTTGGCCACTACATGAAGATTCCACCGAGATCTATGTTCCTCGTTCAACTAGTTGCGACTATTGTTGCTTCAACTGTCTCCTTCGGGACCACATGGTGGCTGCTTTCTTCAGTCGAGAACATCTGTAACATAGATAAGCTCCCAAAGAGTAGTCCGTGGACTTGCCCCGGGGATGAAGTGTTCTATAACGCGTCAATCATTTGGGGAATCATTGGCCCTGCAAGGATGTTCACAAGTAAAGGCATTTACCCGGGAATGAACTGGTTCTTCCTCATTGGCTTTCTTGCTCCTGTCCCGGTCTGGTTCTTTGCAAGGAAATTCCCGGAGAAGAAGTGGATACAGAAGATTCATATTCCCTTGATCTTCTCAGCGACTAATATGATGCCAATGGCCAAGGCTGTGAACTACTGGTCGTGGTTCGTTGTCGGGGTCGTGTTCAACTACTATATCTTCAGGAGATATAAGGGATGGTGGGCAAGGCATAACTACATCCTCTCTGCAGCTCTTGATGCAGGCACTGCGATTATGGGTGTGTTGATTTACTTTGTGTTGCAAAACAATGACATAAGCTTACCTGATTGGTGGGGGAGTGAGAACACAGACCATTGCCCTTTGGCAAATTGCCCGACAGCGAAAGGGATCGTAGTTAATGGCTGCCCGGTGTTCTAA